One Amycolatopsis thermophila DNA segment encodes these proteins:
- a CDS encoding PQQ-dependent sugar dehydrogenase, translating into MRRTWAVLLAVLAATACTPSPAQDLPSAPTTVAAPTTVSGKSLALHVDVVASGLQHGWDVGFLPDGSMLVTQRPGRLTLVDGTAVSPVTADFSDVWARGEGGLMGMVVHPDFAVSHRFTTCQTHQENGRAVDIRLVTWTLSADKRSATKVRDLLTGLPVNQSGRHSGCRPQIAADGALLVGTGDTAQPTVSQDRHSLGGKVLRIDLGTGAPLPDNPFISSPDPAEQRIYTYGHRNIQGVAVRPGTGQVFVAEHGPAFDDEINLIRAGGNYGWDPSRGGTSGEYDENVPMTDLQRFPDAVRPLWTSGEITEAICGAAFVSGPQWGPLDGRLAVVALKGQKMLMFTVDGSGAITEVYLPPEFNDKYGRLRAARSGPDGALYVTTSDGSDDKVLRVTPAA; encoded by the coding sequence ATGCGCCGCACCTGGGCCGTTCTGCTCGCCGTCCTGGCCGCGACGGCCTGCACGCCGTCGCCCGCCCAGGACCTGCCGTCCGCGCCCACCACGGTGGCCGCCCCGACGACCGTGTCCGGCAAGAGCCTCGCCCTGCACGTGGACGTCGTCGCGAGCGGGCTGCAGCACGGCTGGGACGTCGGCTTCCTGCCGGACGGCTCGATGCTCGTCACGCAGCGGCCCGGGCGCCTGACGCTGGTCGACGGCACCGCCGTCAGCCCGGTGACCGCCGACTTCTCCGACGTCTGGGCACGCGGCGAGGGTGGTCTGATGGGCATGGTCGTGCACCCGGACTTCGCCGTCAGCCACCGGTTCACCACCTGCCAGACCCACCAGGAGAACGGTCGGGCGGTCGACATCCGGCTGGTCACGTGGACGCTGTCCGCGGACAAGCGGAGCGCGACGAAGGTGCGCGACCTGTTGACCGGGCTGCCGGTCAACCAGAGCGGCCGCCATTCCGGCTGCCGGCCGCAGATCGCCGCCGACGGGGCGCTGCTCGTCGGCACCGGTGACACCGCCCAGCCCACCGTGTCGCAGGACCGGCACAGCCTCGGCGGCAAGGTGCTGCGCATCGACCTCGGCACCGGCGCCCCGCTACCGGACAACCCGTTCATCTCCTCGCCCGACCCGGCCGAGCAGCGGATCTACACCTACGGGCACCGCAACATCCAGGGCGTGGCCGTGCGGCCGGGCACCGGCCAGGTCTTCGTCGCCGAGCACGGACCGGCGTTCGACGACGAGATCAACCTGATCCGGGCCGGCGGCAACTACGGCTGGGACCCGTCGCGGGGCGGTACCAGCGGCGAGTACGACGAGAACGTCCCGATGACCGACCTGCAACGGTTCCCGGACGCCGTCCGGCCGCTGTGGACGTCGGGCGAGATCACCGAGGCCATCTGCGGCGCGGCCTTCGTGTCCGGACCGCAGTGGGGGCCGCTGGACGGCAGGCTCGCCGTGGTGGCGCTCAAGGGACAGAAGATGCTGATGTTCACGGTGGACGGTTCCGGCGCGATCACCGAGGTCTACCTGCCGCCGGAGTTCAACGACAAGTACGGCCGGTTGCGCGCCGCCCGCAGCGGTCCGGACGGCGCGCTGTACGTGACCACGTCGGACGGCAGCGACGACAAGGTCCTGCGCGTCACGCCGGCTGCTTAG